A single genomic interval of Syntrophales bacterium harbors:
- a CDS encoding fibronectin type III domain-containing protein, whose product MKRWTILFSLSMVMVFTLLCFSGCSKKKPVDKLAPTVPNGIAITAVSSSEIKVSWKPSADDSGKVKGYKVYKNGKYLATTDKTAMSDKNLTPKVKFCFRVSAVDEAGNESAQSTEVCAIL is encoded by the coding sequence ATGAAACGTTGGACTATTTTGTTTTCATTATCAATGGTTATGGTATTTACGTTATTATGCTTCAGCGGCTGCAGTAAGAAAAAACCGGTTGATAAGCTTGCCCCCACAGTGCCTAATGGCATTGCCATTACCGCTGTATCCTCTTCAGAAATAAAGGTTTCCTGGAAACCGTCTGCCGACGATTCCGGGAAAGTAAAGGGTTATAAGGTTTACAAAAACGGCAAATATCTGGCGACGACGGATAAAACAGCGATGTCGGATAAGAACTTGACCCCCAAGGTCAAGTTCTGTTTCCGGGTTTCCGCCGTCGATGAGGCTGGCAACGAATCGGCCCAGAGTACCGAGGTATGTGCAATTCTTTGA
- a CDS encoding sel1 repeat family protein, translating into MKRFTGFILMVFIAAIIGGIGGCAGAHYQKGIKNYRPEDAAAAVRELRPLAERGNADAQFNLGSLYYQGWGLPQDYQEAVHWFRKAAEQRHPHAQATLGTIYAEGVQGVIAKDYPQALMWFIFAAAQGDAEAMEFRNTLAAKMTPTQITEAQRMAREFKPEDAYAKLYRELKSLAEKGDADAQLKVGLMHYQGRGAQKDLGEALQWFRKSAAQGNALAQANVGYMYDMGEGVPQNHMEAAGWYLKAAERGNAQAQFTLGSMYEKGMGVQQDEVQALMWFNLATAQGFGKAKAARDRITVWMYPEQIATAQRLAREFKILSK; encoded by the coding sequence ATGAAACGTTTCACCGGGTTTATTCTGATGGTGTTCATTGCTGCAATCATTGGCGGTATCGGGGGCTGCGCCGGAGCGCATTACCAAAAAGGGATCAAAAACTACAGACCGGAGGATGCGGCGGCCGCGGTGCGGGAGCTACGGCCGCTGGCCGAGCGGGGCAATGCCGATGCGCAGTTTAATCTGGGTTCGCTCTATTACCAGGGATGGGGGCTTCCCCAGGATTATCAGGAAGCGGTCCACTGGTTTCGGAAGGCTGCTGAGCAGCGCCATCCTCATGCACAGGCAACTCTGGGCACAATCTATGCCGAAGGCGTGCAGGGAGTGATCGCGAAGGACTATCCCCAGGCGCTCATGTGGTTTATCTTCGCCGCTGCCCAGGGTGATGCGGAAGCAATGGAATTCAGAAACACGCTGGCCGCCAAAATGACCCCCACGCAGATAACTGAAGCGCAAAGAATGGCCCGGGAATTCAAGCCGGAAGACGCGTATGCAAAGCTGTACCGCGAATTGAAATCCTTGGCCGAAAAGGGCGATGCTGACGCCCAGTTAAAGGTGGGCTTGATGCATTACCAGGGGCGGGGCGCTCAGAAGGATTTGGGCGAGGCATTGCAGTGGTTCAGAAAATCCGCTGCGCAAGGTAATGCTTTAGCGCAGGCAAATGTCGGGTATATGTACGATATGGGCGAAGGCGTTCCGCAGAACCACATGGAGGCGGCCGGGTGGTACCTTAAGGCGGCGGAAAGGGGCAACGCCCAGGCCCAGTTTACGTTGGGTTCCATGTATGAAAAGGGTATGGGCGTGCAGCAGGACGAAGTTCAGGCGCTGATGTGGTTCAACCTTGCCACTGCGCAGGGTTTTGGAAAGGCCAAGGCGGCCCGGGACCGGATCACGGTCTGGATGTATCCCGAGCAGATCGCTACGGCCCAGCGGCTGGCGCGGGAATTTAAAATATTAAGCAAATAA
- the pilQ gene encoding type IV pilus secretin PilQ: MKNRAELGGENMKRARRWGKGIFLTAIVQSLFLAQAWGAGDAIKTVPPKTAEAGYLENVSFEKLPGKERVKFSLSRHSVVIVEQADSDANRQAGSAIAVRMDNTFVPEGLRRSLGETVLTNVIRVTPVQKSDKVSLWAIATIEMNQKAPFSIREEGNDVIVDFNVASLPDVTRVAAFPANSNQEKTGSINGQAYRRGSVAPEGAKKEAPRAVNASRIVLDVQEADIKAVFRLLAEQGNVNIVSGDDVKGTITVSLKDVTWDQALDTILEIKGLSRKTEGNIVTVMSTGKIEVEPFVTRVVNVDYTDAKKLTANLLDLLPKDKDGKTRGSVKVDEHSNALIIQATRQDITRLLPIIEKIDKPTPQILIKANIVETTKDTARNLGIQWGGMYGHKVGSQGLYITPGGVGGTAVAPGSAFTGDYAPTAGAPGISGQGFGVNFPAAMTATASGSLGLLFGTIGENILEIQLSALQKDGKLNILSSPSITTMDNQKAFTENGEKVPYVTTDNSGGTTTKSVKFENAVLRLEITPHVIDGKNLTMKILVQKDEVDPSRSVDGNPYIIKKQTETSLIVQDGETIVISGLTKQRNTENVNGIPWLKDVPVLGWLFKGEGKSESMEEVLIFITPNILNPAVASGIQGAF; encoded by the coding sequence GTGAAAAATAGAGCAGAACTCGGGGGAGAAAATATGAAGCGGGCAAGAAGATGGGGCAAGGGCATTTTTCTAACGGCTATCGTGCAGTCTTTGTTTTTGGCGCAGGCATGGGGCGCAGGCGACGCGATAAAGACGGTTCCTCCCAAAACAGCGGAGGCCGGTTACTTGGAAAATGTTTCCTTTGAAAAACTACCGGGTAAGGAACGGGTAAAGTTTTCTCTTTCCCGTCATTCCGTCGTTATTGTTGAGCAGGCGGATTCTGATGCTAATCGGCAAGCCGGCAGCGCCATTGCCGTTCGCATGGACAATACCTTCGTCCCGGAGGGGCTGCGGCGTTCCCTCGGCGAGACGGTGCTGACCAATGTAATTCGGGTAACCCCTGTTCAGAAATCCGATAAAGTGAGTCTTTGGGCAATTGCCACAATCGAAATGAATCAAAAAGCGCCCTTCAGTATCCGCGAGGAAGGGAATGATGTTATTGTTGATTTTAACGTGGCATCGCTTCCGGACGTAACGAGAGTCGCTGCGTTTCCTGCAAACTCTAATCAGGAAAAAACGGGCAGCATAAACGGTCAGGCTTACCGGCGTGGAAGCGTCGCCCCGGAAGGTGCGAAAAAAGAGGCCCCCAGAGCCGTCAACGCTTCCCGGATCGTACTCGATGTCCAGGAAGCTGACATTAAAGCCGTCTTTCGCCTGCTTGCCGAGCAGGGCAATGTCAACATCGTCTCCGGCGATGATGTGAAAGGAACGATAACCGTTAGTCTGAAAGATGTCACCTGGGACCAGGCTCTTGACACCATCCTGGAAATAAAGGGACTTTCCCGGAAAACAGAAGGCAATATTGTCACGGTGATGTCAACGGGGAAAATAGAAGTAGAGCCTTTTGTCACCAGGGTGGTCAATGTCGATTACACAGACGCCAAAAAGCTGACTGCAAATCTGCTGGATCTGCTTCCCAAAGACAAGGATGGCAAGACCCGTGGTTCCGTGAAGGTTGACGAGCACAGCAATGCCCTGATTATTCAGGCCACGCGCCAGGATATTACGAGGCTTCTGCCGATTATTGAAAAGATAGACAAGCCCACCCCGCAGATCCTGATCAAGGCCAATATCGTGGAAACAACCAAGGATACCGCCCGCAATCTTGGCATCCAGTGGGGCGGCATGTACGGACACAAGGTGGGAAGCCAGGGGTTGTACATTACCCCGGGGGGGGTAGGAGGAACGGCTGTCGCCCCCGGCTCGGCCTTTACGGGCGATTATGCGCCAACCGCCGGCGCTCCGGGAATATCCGGCCAGGGATTCGGGGTGAATTTTCCGGCAGCCATGACGGCAACGGCATCGGGGTCGCTGGGGCTGCTCTTCGGCACCATCGGGGAAAATATTCTTGAGATCCAATTAAGTGCCCTGCAGAAGGACGGCAAGCTGAATATCCTTTCCAGCCCCTCGATTACCACGATGGACAATCAGAAGGCCTTTACCGAAAACGGCGAGAAGGTTCCGTATGTTACAACCGATAACAGCGGCGGCACCACAACCAAATCCGTCAAATTTGAAAACGCGGTTCTCCGCCTGGAGATAACCCCGCATGTCATTGACGGCAAGAATTTAACGATGAAAATTCTGGTGCAGAAGGATGAGGTCGATCCCAGTCGCTCGGTGGATGGCAACCCTTACATCATAAAAAAACAGACCGAAACGAGTCTCATCGTGCAGGATGGGGAGACGATCGTTATTTCCGGATTGACCAAACAAAGAAACACGGAAAATGTTAATGGGATTCCGTGGTTAAAAGATGTTCCCGTACTGGGATGGCTTTTCAAGGGAGAAGGGAAAAGCGAGTCAATGGAAGAGGTGCTGATTTTCATCACTCCCAACATCCTGAATCCGGCGGTTGCATCCGGGATTCAGGGTGCATTTTAG
- a CDS encoding pilus assembly protein PilP, translating into MRLKTSGFAIAVGAAILLLVGALSGGAADSKKPVGKDQAVAAGKTTANTAAGGTPFYQYNARGKADPFKPFMETNMAVISKKAEELKKKAVAVSNKALSPLQKADIDKFLLVGIAGDQGKRMAIVEDKAAKRHYPLFIGTHIGKNDGRVAAILDDRVIIEEIVRGDQQKTKKQQVNRIEMFLHKDR; encoded by the coding sequence ATGAGACTGAAAACTTCAGGTTTTGCCATAGCCGTGGGCGCAGCGATTTTGCTCCTTGTCGGCGCCTTGTCGGGGGGGGCTGCGGATTCGAAAAAACCGGTCGGCAAAGACCAGGCAGTGGCCGCCGGAAAAACGACGGCAAATACCGCAGCCGGCGGGACGCCCTTTTACCAGTACAATGCCCGCGGGAAGGCGGATCCGTTCAAGCCTTTCATGGAAACGAACATGGCCGTAATCAGCAAGAAGGCCGAAGAACTCAAGAAAAAGGCGGTGGCGGTAAGCAATAAGGCGCTTTCCCCGCTGCAAAAGGCTGATATTGATAAGTTCCTGCTGGTCGGGATCGCCGGCGATCAAGGCAAGAGAATGGCGATTGTGGAGGATAAAGCCGCCAAAAGGCATTACCCGCTTTTTATCGGAACGCACATCGGTAAAAATGACGGCAGGGTTGCCGCAATTCTCGACGACAGGGTGATTATTGAGGAGATTGTCCGGGGAGATCAGCAAAAAACAAAGAAACAACAGGTAAATCGTATCGAGATGTTTCTGCACAAGGATCGGTGA
- a CDS encoding type 4a pilus biogenesis protein PilO, translating to MDFNLEDLKKLSPVVKGLIVFVFCLLIGYFYYMFFLQGIIAGQMSLRAKLTEMEGQIATKEKAAAQIGKYKKEVEQLNAAFSTALLKLPNQREIAGLLASVVLSGKEAGVNFLLFEPKSPAPLPPAAKAAPPAKPPQKGAPAQPVEPPKFYDEIPISVKLSGTFHNTVSFFAKAAKLSRIVNVEDIAIAEATPANGRAVTVTTSCTMKTYMFVDRGKQ from the coding sequence GTGGATTTCAATCTGGAGGACCTGAAAAAACTCTCTCCCGTGGTGAAGGGGCTGATCGTTTTTGTCTTCTGCCTGCTAATAGGTTACTTTTACTATATGTTTTTCTTGCAGGGCATCATTGCCGGCCAGATGTCGTTAAGGGCAAAGCTTACCGAAATGGAAGGTCAGATAGCGACCAAGGAAAAGGCGGCGGCGCAAATCGGCAAATATAAAAAAGAGGTCGAACAGCTCAATGCGGCCTTCAGTACGGCGCTGCTCAAGCTCCCCAACCAGCGGGAAATTGCTGGTTTGCTGGCCTCGGTGGTTCTTTCCGGCAAGGAAGCCGGGGTGAATTTCCTTTTGTTTGAGCCGAAGTCCCCGGCGCCGCTTCCTCCCGCGGCCAAGGCGGCGCCCCCTGCAAAGCCGCCTCAGAAAGGCGCGCCTGCCCAGCCGGTCGAGCCTCCGAAATTTTATGATGAGATTCCCATATCGGTTAAACTATCCGGCACTTTTCACAATACCGTCTCCTTTTTCGCCAAGGCGGCGAAACTTTCCCGGATTGTGAATGTCGAGGATATTGCCATCGCCGAGGCAACGCCGGCAAACGGCAGGGCAGTGACCGTGACAACCTCCTGTACGATGAAAACCTATATGTTCGTGGACAGAGGCAAACAATGA
- a CDS encoding PilN domain-containing protein translates to MIKINLIPYREKEKKDNLQRQIVIISGAVIIFLLIIIAVHLYLSADLKKLESKEAAAEARLLILDKKVGDVEKFKKKKHDLEQKLAVINTLEANRSFPVRLLDGLNLLVPSKELWLEKVTQKGQEVRIEGMARDNGTVARFMKSLEKTVFISRVDLVVAREKEVVGVKLQQFVITCVVNSKGE, encoded by the coding sequence ATGATAAAAATAAATCTTATCCCCTATCGAGAGAAGGAAAAAAAGGATAACCTGCAACGCCAGATAGTTATCATTTCCGGGGCAGTGATCATTTTTTTACTGATAATCATCGCCGTGCATCTATATCTGAGCGCCGATCTGAAAAAACTGGAGAGCAAGGAAGCCGCGGCGGAGGCCAGACTCCTGATCCTGGACAAGAAGGTAGGCGACGTAGAGAAGTTCAAGAAAAAAAAGCATGATCTGGAACAAAAGCTTGCTGTAATCAACACGCTGGAAGCCAACCGCTCTTTTCCGGTGCGCCTGTTGGACGGGCTGAATCTGCTCGTGCCGTCCAAGGAGCTCTGGCTGGAGAAGGTAACGCAAAAAGGTCAGGAAGTCCGTATAGAAGGAATGGCGCGGGACAATGGCACGGTGGCCCGTTTCATGAAGAGTCTGGAAAAGACGGTTTTCATCAGCCGGGTTGATTTGGTGGTTGCGCGGGAAAAAGAGGTGGTCGGCGTAAAGCTGCAGCAATTCGTAATCACCTGCGTTGTCAACAGCAAGGGGGAATGA
- a CDS encoding pilus assembly protein PilM produces MLDINSLFSGGNLLAGLDIGSSCIKLAELTETSKEKVLSRFTMMPLAKGVIVDGAVTEAGALAAVIKELYKKSGCKRKKVVVSISGNSVIIKKASFAQMEESELGALIHDEADKYLPFDDMSLVDYDFQITGENPYNSSQMDVLIVAAKKELVEGYTDAVAAAGLTPVIMDVDSFAVETMYEENYDFEENDLAVLVNIGANITNLNVVKGGMSIFTRDFNLGGDSITEALAASLGISLEEAETAKIEGRGDDPPSRELFRAGLISYADAICSEIERSIDYFHSTFGQENIGRVLLSGGGALTPGIAGEMERRLGIETALVDPFKKIKLDKKVLEAGPAELLGPLAAVSIGLALRKIGDK; encoded by the coding sequence ATGTTGGATATAAATAGTTTGTTTTCGGGGGGTAATCTTCTTGCAGGTCTGGATATTGGCTCCAGTTGCATCAAGCTTGCGGAACTGACCGAAACCTCCAAGGAAAAGGTCTTAAGCCGATTCACAATGATGCCCCTGGCCAAAGGGGTGATAGTCGATGGGGCGGTTACGGAGGCGGGGGCATTGGCAGCCGTAATCAAGGAGCTTTACAAAAAATCAGGCTGCAAGAGAAAAAAGGTTGTAGTGTCCATCTCCGGGAACTCCGTTATTATCAAGAAGGCGAGCTTTGCGCAGATGGAAGAGAGTGAACTGGGCGCCCTCATCCACGATGAAGCGGATAAATATCTGCCCTTTGACGATATGTCCCTGGTCGATTACGATTTCCAGATAACAGGGGAAAACCCTTATAATTCAAGCCAGATGGATGTTCTCATCGTCGCCGCTAAAAAAGAGCTCGTCGAGGGTTACACGGATGCTGTGGCGGCAGCCGGATTGACCCCGGTCATCATGGATGTGGATTCCTTTGCCGTAGAAACAATGTACGAGGAAAATTACGATTTCGAGGAAAATGACCTCGCTGTTCTGGTAAATATCGGCGCAAACATAACCAACCTGAATGTTGTGAAGGGGGGGATGTCCATTTTTACGCGCGATTTTAACCTGGGGGGCGACTCCATAACGGAGGCGTTGGCTGCGAGCTTGGGGATTAGCCTTGAAGAGGCGGAAACGGCGAAAATTGAGGGTCGCGGGGATGATCCGCCCTCGCGGGAGCTTTTCCGGGCGGGACTGATCTCTTATGCCGATGCGATTTGTTCCGAAATCGAGCGGTCAATTGATTATTTCCATTCCACCTTTGGGCAGGAGAATATCGGCAGGGTGCTGCTGTCCGGCGGCGGCGCGCTTACGCCCGGCATTGCCGGGGAGATGGAGCGGCGTCTGGGGATAGAAACGGCGCTTGTGGATCCGTTCAAAAAAATCAAGCTTGATAAAAAGGTTTTGGAAGCAGGCCCGGCGGAGCTGCTCGGGCCCCTTGCTGCTGTCAGTATCGGGCTGGCGCTGCGAAAAATAGGCGACAAATGA
- a CDS encoding septum formation initiator family protein, whose protein sequence is MKIGRYLLISALLMGLLITFGDRGLLDNFRKNQQLLAIKKSNHQLTIENIALKRNIMLLRDDLSYIEMTARSELGMVKKGDLVYRKEK, encoded by the coding sequence ATGAAAATCGGCAGGTACCTGTTAATTTCTGCGTTATTGATGGGGCTCCTTATCACGTTCGGTGACAGGGGACTGCTCGACAATTTCCGTAAAAACCAGCAACTTCTGGCAATAAAGAAGAGCAACCACCAGTTGACCATCGAAAATATCGCCCTCAAAAGAAATATAATGCTGTTAAGAGACGATTTGTCTTACATAGAGATGACCGCAAGAAGCGAGCTGGGGATGGTCAAGAAGGGCGATCTGGTTTACCGCAAGGAGAAATAA
- a CDS encoding homocysteine biosynthesis protein, whose translation MKKLRVSKTYQEINDRIRQGKAVVVTAEEMIDVVERNGDVEAARKVDVVTTGTFSPMCSSGAFLNFGHTAPKIRASKVWLNDVPAYGGLAAVDCYLGATEVVEGDPLNSVYPGEFNYGGGYVLQDLVAGNVVRLRAEGYGTDCYPARKYERTITLQDFRDATLFNPRNAYQNYNCAVNVSDRTIYTYMGMLRPRMANANYATAGQLSPLFNDPYFKTIGIGTRIFLGGAQGFVAWPGTQHNAQVRRGKNGVPKEGAGTIATIGNLKEMSPEWLAGASILGYGVSLFVGIGIPIPVLNEEMARYTAVKDEDIFTQVYDYSMDYPKGISKSLGEVSYKELRSGNITLNGKIIPASPVSSYFKAREIAVILKEWIERGDFILGEPQQLLPSALP comes from the coding sequence ATGAAGAAGCTTCGGGTCAGCAAGACGTATCAGGAGATCAACGACAGAATCCGCCAGGGCAAGGCGGTGGTCGTGACCGCGGAAGAGATGATCGACGTTGTGGAGAGAAACGGGGATGTTGAGGCGGCCCGTAAGGTAGATGTCGTCACGACCGGAACCTTCAGCCCGATGTGTTCGTCCGGCGCTTTTTTGAATTTCGGCCACACCGCCCCGAAAATCCGCGCCTCGAAGGTCTGGCTCAACGATGTTCCCGCCTATGGGGGGCTCGCCGCGGTTGACTGCTACCTCGGCGCCACCGAAGTTGTGGAAGGGGATCCGCTCAACAGCGTCTATCCGGGGGAGTTTAATTATGGCGGCGGCTACGTCCTGCAGGATCTGGTGGCGGGAAACGTGGTTCGTCTGCGGGCGGAGGGGTACGGCACCGATTGCTATCCGGCCAGAAAATACGAACGGACGATCACCCTCCAGGATTTTCGGGATGCGACCCTTTTCAACCCCCGCAATGCCTATCAGAACTATAATTGCGCCGTTAATGTATCGGACCGGACTATTTACACATACATGGGAATGCTGCGGCCGCGGATGGCCAATGCCAATTATGCGACGGCGGGGCAGCTCAGCCCCCTTTTCAATGACCCTTACTTTAAGACGATCGGCATCGGGACGCGGATTTTCCTCGGCGGCGCCCAGGGGTTCGTCGCCTGGCCGGGGACGCAGCACAATGCCCAGGTCAGGCGCGGGAAAAACGGCGTCCCGAAGGAAGGCGCCGGGACTATTGCGACGATCGGCAATCTCAAGGAGATGAGTCCCGAGTGGCTGGCCGGGGCCAGCATTCTGGGATACGGGGTTTCTCTCTTTGTCGGGATCGGCATCCCGATTCCGGTCCTGAACGAAGAAATGGCCCGCTACACGGCTGTGAAGGATGAGGATATCTTCACACAGGTCTATGACTACAGCATGGACTATCCGAAAGGTATCAGCAAGAGTCTGGGGGAGGTAAGCTATAAGGAGCTCCGGAGCGGCAATATAACCCTGAACGGAAAGATAATTCCTGCTTCACCGGTGTCCAGCTATTTCAAGGCCCGGGAAATTGCGGTAATCTTGAAAGAATGGATCGAACGCGGCGATTTTATTCTGGGCGAGCCTCAGCAGCTTCTGCCTTCCGCGCTTCCATAA
- the dut gene encoding dUTP diphosphatase: protein MVEEIRVSIVRLPGADDLDLPAYMTAQAAGMDLPAAVAGDVTMLPGERKLIPTGFTIALPEGFEAEVRPRSGLALKNGVTLVNSPGTIDADYRGEIKLILINHGQAPFVVRRGDRIAQMVVHRVCRVIWDLGRETSPTARGENGFGHTSG from the coding sequence ATGGTTGAAGAAATCCGTGTGTCTATTGTCCGGTTGCCGGGCGCCGATGATCTTGATCTGCCGGCGTATATGACGGCGCAGGCGGCAGGAATGGACCTGCCCGCGGCCGTTGCCGGGGATGTGACGATGCTGCCCGGGGAGCGAAAACTGATTCCAACTGGATTCACCATAGCTCTCCCCGAGGGGTTTGAGGCGGAGGTGCGGCCCCGCAGTGGGCTTGCCCTGAAGAATGGCGTGACGCTGGTCAACTCCCCCGGCACAATCGACGCGGACTATCGGGGCGAGATAAAATTGATTCTTATCAATCATGGGCAGGCGCCGTTTGTCGTGAGACGCGGCGACCGGATCGCGCAGATGGTGGTGCACCGGGTTTGCCGTGTGATTTGGGATTTGGGCCGGGAGACGTCGCCAACCGCGCGGGGCGAAAACGGTTTCGGTCATACGTCGGGGTAA
- a CDS encoding insulinase family protein, producing MVSRTVLDNGIRIVSEEIDHVRSISIGIWVESGSRHENDVNNGTAHFIEHMLFKGTKRRSAFEIAAAIDSVGGIMNAATGKESTSFYIKIPDFHIETAVDLLADIFLSSRFDEDDINKERAVVLQEIRMAEDEPGDYIYDLFEGLFWKEHPLGLHILGSKERVASLHRDGLLSFFHDRYKGKNLVIAAAGHLKHAHIVELIEKAFRTLPDLEIVDQIEAPAPQAGTAIFYKELEQAHLIVGATAPAAIDNGRHAAFLLNAVLGGSMSSRLFQEIREKRGLAYDVGSYLTSYRDAGIFGVYVATQAATLKETLGVIKEELARCAAELISEKELNSAKELLKGNYLLGMENTDNRMTGLARNEIYFGRQITPEEVVSRIDAVQREEIRSLAERIFRDDALAVAALGPVSQKDLTGEAIAKPFVIPECLYREYGFSSS from the coding sequence ATGGTCAGCCGAACCGTCCTGGACAACGGCATCAGGATTGTATCCGAGGAGATAGACCATGTGCGGTCTATCTCCATCGGAATCTGGGTTGAAAGCGGTTCCCGTCACGAAAACGACGTCAATAACGGAACTGCCCACTTTATTGAACACATGCTTTTCAAGGGTACCAAGCGGCGCTCCGCCTTCGAGATTGCGGCCGCCATCGATTCCGTCGGTGGGATAATGAATGCCGCCACCGGGAAGGAGTCCACCTCCTTCTATATAAAAATCCCCGACTTTCACATTGAAACAGCGGTTGATCTGCTTGCCGATATTTTTCTGAGTTCTCGTTTCGACGAGGATGACATAAATAAGGAGCGGGCGGTGGTGCTTCAGGAGATCCGGATGGCCGAGGATGAACCGGGCGATTACATCTATGATCTCTTTGAAGGGCTCTTTTGGAAAGAGCATCCTTTGGGATTGCACATCCTCGGTTCAAAAGAGCGGGTGGCATCCCTGCATCGCGACGGCCTGCTGAGTTTCTTCCATGACCGTTACAAGGGGAAGAATCTGGTGATCGCCGCCGCGGGCCATTTAAAGCATGCTCATATAGTTGAATTAATAGAGAAAGCGTTCCGGACCTTGCCGGATTTGGAGATAGTTGACCAGATTGAGGCCCCGGCGCCCCAGGCCGGGACCGCCATTTTTTACAAGGAACTGGAGCAGGCGCATTTGATTGTGGGGGCAACGGCGCCTGCGGCGATAGACAATGGGCGGCATGCGGCCTTTTTGTTGAACGCCGTGCTGGGGGGGAGTATGAGCTCCCGGCTGTTTCAGGAAATCCGGGAGAAGCGGGGGCTAGCCTACGATGTTGGCTCCTATCTGACCTCCTATCGCGACGCCGGGATTTTTGGAGTCTATGTCGCCACGCAAGCCGCGACTCTCAAAGAGACGCTGGGCGTCATCAAAGAGGAGTTGGCGCGCTGCGCTGCCGAGCTGATCAGCGAAAAAGAACTGAACTCGGCCAAAGAACTCCTGAAGGGAAACTATCTGTTGGGAATGGAGAACACCGATAACCGGATGACGGGGCTGGCCAGAAACGAGATTTATTTTGGACGGCAGATAACTCCGGAGGAGGTCGTATCCCGTATCGATGCTGTGCAAAGAGAGGAAATACGATCTCTTGCCGAACGGATATTTCGCGACGACGCCTTGGCCGTGGCGGCCCTGGGCCCCGTTTCCCAAAAAGACCTGACAGGGGAGGCAATTGCAAAACCATTTGTCATTCCCGAATGTCTCTATCGGGAATATGGTTTTTCAAGCAGTTAG